The following is a genomic window from Solanum stenotomum isolate F172 chromosome 4, ASM1918654v1, whole genome shotgun sequence.
GAACAATCCCTCCTAGTAAGACTGGTGGTCTTTATAATTTTTGCTACTTTCCGAGAATTGAAGGCAACAAAATATTTAGACTAGGACCTGGTGTTATAAATAGTGACAGCAATGACATGGATATTGATATATTTTCAACGAAAAGTAACACATGGAAAACGGTTGGCATATTTCCTTCAAATTATTATTTCGAAGATAGTAGAGTTTATATGTCAGATGGGATTGTTTATATGATGGCGGAGaggaaagaaagtgaaaatTGTACAATATTACGCTTTTGTTTGGAGAGGGAAGAATTTCAAGAGGAATTGTTGATTCCGAACACGATATCACCAAGGGGAATAAATGTTGTAGGAGAAAAACTTTGTTTGATTGGGTCATTGGAAGATAATGATAAGATTCGCGTATATTGTTTGTATATGAAGAAAACAAATTCATGGAATGAGATATTGGCAATTCAATTACctttcaaaatttgtttgaaaCCTTTGAGTTTTATAAAGGATGGAGGCATCATGTTTCAAAACTATATGAGTAAATATGTGTTCAAGGCTTACAATTCAACAACACACAAATTGGAAAAAGTTAATGTAGCTGGAATTGAAGGACTTCACTTTATTGAAGTTGTAACCTACGTTGAAACTTTATCCTCTCCATTTCTTTAATTGATGCATACATGGTTTGGGTACGTGAAGAGAAGATGTTGTTTTTTAGAGTGTTAATGGATGTGTTTCTGCAGATTTCTTTTGATTAGTTGTTAATCACTTTTGTTAGTGTTAATCTTGAGGAATTAGAATCTTGTTAATGTCTAGTGTAGTAAAAgtttcaattgtttttttagtagttgTACTTTTCTTGTAAGCAGTTGATGTTTGATTGCAATGAAAGTTATTGAGAAACACAATATTTGATGTCTTCATCTCTTTGTGAATACGATATTCAGAATATCCCACAAGTTTATGTGAGTACAAATTTGACCATTTGTACTTCTtatgtaaaatttggtgtttaAGTTGTTATAACTTGTAAGAGTCAGAGAATGATAGAGTTGCATTTGGGGAAAACTAATTACGGAATTAATCTTTAGATGAGTTTATCCCATGGTCGAGATAAAATTACGGAATAACTTATTTCAAAGTTAGTAATTCCAGGATTGTAGTGTTATTTTTGTCACATGTTGAGGAATTCTTGAATAACTAATCTCAAAATAGCTTATTCCCAACTGAACGAGCACTAACAATATAACATGCATGATCCAATCTTGGTGTTATTGCTTATCTATGAGTTTAGATGCCTATGTATTCAACTAATAATACCATTAGGTGATCGTTTGATTGAAAATAAGTTATTCcgaaatatataataataacataattataatatatgaattaaataataatgaGTATACTCTTAGCagtaaatatttgttttatttgatttttacttTGAACGACGTGCACCCGACAACTTCTGATTAGTCTACAGCAAAGCCACCAAGAAAACGAAGCTCTCGCACTTCGAATCACCTTATTTGGCTGAGAAATGAGGGAGATATGATCTTTTACAGTTTTTGATAGGGTTCTGATTTTTCTGCATTATATACACCAGTTTTCAGCCTTTTTTTCGAAAACTttaaaactccgacggggtgctttGAACTCGTTCGGAGCTCCATGCACGCAAACAATATATACAACCGTACAAAATTCGATATTCCAAAATCAATGGCGCAGTTGAAATTTCCATACGAGgtcatcttgacaaaaagtgGTCTCACACCCAAccgtcattttaagtcaaaaaccacaaaagggctcggaaaaaTCTCAGAGTCCTCGGGACACAAacgaagggtcaatctagaacAAACTCGACATTTTggagctaaccgcgctgacg
Proteins encoded in this region:
- the LOC125861662 gene encoding putative F-box protein At3g21120, which gives rise to MKNQFDYYHYTMELDSTSIASPVESLVPIDQSPIAFRNIQCFSCNGILLIAYANDIIIMWNPATRESRTIPPSKTGGLYNFCYFPRIEGNKIFRLGPGVINSDSNDMDIDIFSTKSNTWKTVGIFPSNYYFEDSRVYMSDGIVYMMAERKESENCTILRFCLEREEFQEELLIPNTISPRGINVVGEKLCLIGSLEDNDKIRVYCLYMKKTNSWNEILAIQLPFKICLKPLSFIKDGGIMFQNYMSKYVFKAYNSTTHKLEKVNVAGIEGLHFIEVVTYVETLSSPFL